The Perca fluviatilis chromosome 24, GENO_Pfluv_1.0, whole genome shotgun sequence genome has a window encoding:
- the gemin8 gene encoding gem-associated protein 8 isoform X1, with translation MQKDISSVMSWFSSPVYSRYWQHYQQAMAWHQRHGRAYRKALEAAYGYSQEERYPSSHQQRYADWNAGEEDDGEDGDEESGSDSEIECDVSNMEISEELRQYFAQTEKHREELKKQQQLEAEQHERYVPADQDLRGASWRSSMAPPLERPGERRGAEMKKLYGRDAAKILAMEAAMQLNFDRNCDLKQPKYWPVIPLKL, from the exons CAGAAGGACATAAGCTCCGTGATGTCCTGGTTCTCCAGCCCCGTGTACAGCCGCTACTGGCAGCACTACCAGCAGGCTATGGCCTGGCACCAGAGGCACGGGCGAGCCTACCGAAAGGCCTTGGAGGCGGCCTACGGCTACAGCCAGGAGGAGCGGTATCCCAGCAGCCACCAGCAGCGCTACGCTGACTGGAACGCAGGAGAGGAAGACGACGGCGAGGACGGGGACGAGGAGAGCGGCTCGGACAGCGAGATCGAGTGCGACGTCAGCAACATGGAGATCAGCGAGGAGCTTCGGCAGTACTTCGcccagacagagaaacacagagaggagctga agaagcagcagcagttgGAGGCCGAGCAGCACGAGCGCTACGTGCCGGCCGACCAGGACCTGCGCGGCGCCTCCTGGCGAAGTAGCATGGCCCCTCCCTTGGAGCGACCGGGCGAAAGACGCGGCGCtgagatgaagaagctgtacgGCAGGGACGCCGCCAAGATCCTGGCCATGGAGGCGGCAATGCAGCTCAATTTCGACAGGAACTGTGACCTCAAACAGCCCAAGTACTGGCCTGTTATTCCACTGAAACTGTGA
- the gemin8 gene encoding gem-associated protein 8 isoform X2, with the protein MKDISSVMSWFSSPVYSRYWQHYQQAMAWHQRHGRAYRKALEAAYGYSQEERYPSSHQQRYADWNAGEEDDGEDGDEESGSDSEIECDVSNMEISEELRQYFAQTEKHREELKKQQQLEAEQHERYVPADQDLRGASWRSSMAPPLERPGERRGAEMKKLYGRDAAKILAMEAAMQLNFDRNCDLKQPKYWPVIPLKL; encoded by the exons AAGGACATAAGCTCCGTGATGTCCTGGTTCTCCAGCCCCGTGTACAGCCGCTACTGGCAGCACTACCAGCAGGCTATGGCCTGGCACCAGAGGCACGGGCGAGCCTACCGAAAGGCCTTGGAGGCGGCCTACGGCTACAGCCAGGAGGAGCGGTATCCCAGCAGCCACCAGCAGCGCTACGCTGACTGGAACGCAGGAGAGGAAGACGACGGCGAGGACGGGGACGAGGAGAGCGGCTCGGACAGCGAGATCGAGTGCGACGTCAGCAACATGGAGATCAGCGAGGAGCTTCGGCAGTACTTCGcccagacagagaaacacagagaggagctga agaagcagcagcagttgGAGGCCGAGCAGCACGAGCGCTACGTGCCGGCCGACCAGGACCTGCGCGGCGCCTCCTGGCGAAGTAGCATGGCCCCTCCCTTGGAGCGACCGGGCGAAAGACGCGGCGCtgagatgaagaagctgtacgGCAGGGACGCCGCCAAGATCCTGGCCATGGAGGCGGCAATGCAGCTCAATTTCGACAGGAACTGTGACCTCAAACAGCCCAAGTACTGGCCTGTTATTCCACTGAAACTGTGA